From a region of the Salarias fasciatus chromosome 6, fSalaFa1.1, whole genome shotgun sequence genome:
- the LOC115389790 gene encoding LOW QUALITY PROTEIN: uncharacterized protein LOC115389790 (The sequence of the model RefSeq protein was modified relative to this genomic sequence to represent the inferred CDS: inserted 3 bases in 2 codons; deleted 2 bases in 2 codons), with translation MREKVKQSRVIKYRRNIRHRESTKAVSIRKYHDSREHRQRVIDSVRLSRKQKQDKSKDFSFVMDQFVEKVRDGPDLXCCVCHRLLFRYQVLSCQREVYSSRSELARVADRCISEDYLHRCSEECAEPCQLVPSRGHLWICYTCHSKLSKGETPAECWINDLQLDPIPPELGCLHSLEQHLIALHIPFMKMLALPKGGQNGVHGPVTCVPANIVQTTNVLPRSSMEGSLLQVKLKRKLTYKGRYEYQFVDTLRVRQALDYLKRTNVYYKDIEFNEDWVNEFCRQEDGEQEEAESDSEDEAVKEKGDVQVVVEGEAAHQEGGEVQKRPAVVVVEEESADIIQDEMLHDRQQHCMFQDTCLMPVDLGQEALDQYFEDIVNVAPAEGNSPVRMLSDNSNEAKSFPVLFPLGQKTFHHEQSYALTLSRYFNNRIMHADGRFAHSVEYIFFAQFMSEMDRVVCSVSVALRKGKGGQGSRQISQRMLQDEESLKQLLEFDEGFQFLRPVRGTPAFWQSVQKDIMACVRQLGIPTWFCSFSSADLRWQNLLTSILKQEGRVQTVEDLEWADRCELLRRNPVTAARMFDYRWHCFLKEVLMSPSEPIGRIIDHFYRVEFQQRGSPHVHCLFWIEGAPKIDQNTDEEVVEFIDKYVTCELPSDDDALLDIVSSVQTHSKRHSKSCRKNKTTCRFHFPKPATMRTFLCKMKECRCDKQKLKEAQKNPDSENKLVCKCFEKDNPMKKEVAKKILKSVNDAIREEEPFDSVEELFASRHINQDIFEMAYRRLEKKTKVVYRRGLKEVWVNQYSKKLLKCWNANMDLSFVTDAYAVIIYIISYITKAEREIGLLLSNTQKEANKEGNLSAREALKKLGSVYLHNRDVCAQEAVYRLTNMHLKECSRKVVFVPTGDNIVRMSLPLHVLKERASSHDLSSDDMWMTSIVDRYRNRPDGGVFDDMCMATFASEYRVLSKNEYSPNRIQLKNELGFILRRTRSQFAVVRYMRFNLDKQREAYFQGVLQLFLPYRSDSELKPEGFQLFEQFYNDGEVTFGDGSVHRVKVVVDENRARFEIDPENLERAEEIAQHVHSSEEDAWGDLCPEQELERDECADEFREQQAAEIAGEQLVEGLENIPDLQERGRQVAQLERNRLVLSRAEGLALVRSLNETQQAVFYQVRQWCLQKVRGENPPPLHVFLTGGAGVGKSHSIRAIQYEAGRLLSTLCDQPDEICVLLTAPTGIAAYNLNAATIHHTLSIGKQCSLPYIPLGEDKLNSLRAKFLHLQILVIDEISMVDHLLLAYVHGCLRQIKQTGDFSPFGNVSVIAVGDFYLLPPVKGKPLYSSQVGVDLWCHFSVVQLTMVVRQKDGVFAELLNRLRVRSRDTPMLESDVHILKSCETGEESSALHIFPTNRKVNEHNVKQLCRTCPDPVTIEAQDFMNNRSTGKLELMAGHHSAALETLSLGPDARVMLCKNVDVEDGLVNGACGTVTHIQLRQGDNFPQTVXVKFDDEKIGSQRRKKHSHAPVACRLSTAIDPVEEKATKRGGLRRQFPLKLAWACTVHKVQGLTVDRAVVCLEKVFAPGQAYVALSRVRDLSGLIIMNFKEKSIYCKDTIKEALDRMPPFLIEQPRPSLDMPTLSVYLMNVQNLSRHLVDLVSCTQHLQPTCIAVTETWLTAQSSLDGVQIGGYSFHSRPRALCYSSSQPKLLELQALEHGGVGLYRPADSDCDILQAPDLDLECLVCLWNKFNIVMAVIYRPPRYPNSLFKQNLQRLLHWLNPISDTIVVMGDFNENILTGSSICKLMGSKGFDQLVTQASTERGTLIDHVYVRSRQFDVECAVMPTYFSDHEGILCSFRARGDQGQLEELDRWFELDDVEFEDVEGMFEDDLD, from the exons ATGAG GGAGAAGGTTAAGCAGAGTCGTGTGATTAAGTATAGGAGAAACATCCGACATAGGGAGAGCACTAAAGCCGTGAGCATCAGAAAGTACCAtgacagcagagagcacagGCAGCGAGTGATTGATAGTGTGAGGTTGAGTAGGAAGCAGAAGCAAGACAAGTCGAAGGATTTTAGTTTTGTTATGGATCAGTTTGTAGAGAAGGTTAGAGACGGTCCTGATT TGTGTTGCGTTTGCCATCGGTTGTTGTTCAGGTATCAGGTGCTGAGTTGTCAGAGGGAAGTTTATAGTTCCAGGTCAGAATTGGCTCGTGTCGCGGACAGGTGCATCAGTGAGGATTATTTGCATCGTTGTAGTGAGGAGTGTGCTGAGCCCTGTCAACTGGTTCCTTCTAGAGGACACCTTTGGATTTGCTACACCTGCCATTCTAAGCTCAGTAAAGGTGAGACTCCAGCTGAGTGCTGGATCAATGACCTGCAGCTTGATCCCATTCCACCTGAACTGGGATGCTTGCATAGTTTAGAGCAGCACCTGATCGCGTTGCATATTCCGTTCATGAAAATGTTGGCACTGCCTAAGGGAGGGCAGAATGGAGTACATGGACCGGTCACCTGTGTTCCAGCCAACATTGTTCAGACCACCAACGTGTTGCCACGGTCGAGTATGGAAGGCTCTCTGTTACAGGTCAAGCTGAAGAGGAAGTTGACCTACAAGGGACGCTATGAGTACCAGTTTGTGGATACTCTACGTGTCAGGCAGGCGCTAGACTATTTAAAGAGAACCAATGTCTATTACAAAGACATTGAGTTCAATGAGGACTGGGTCAATGAGTTTTGTAGGCAGGAAgatggagaacaggaagaggctGAGTCAGACAGTGAGGATGAGGCAGTGAAGGAGAAGGGTGATGTTCAGGTTGTTGTAGAGGGCGAGGCGGCCCATCAGGAAGGTGGTGAGGTTCAGAAAAGGcctgcagttgttgttgttgaggagGAATCAGCAGACATAATTCAAGATGAAATGTTACATGACAGACAGCAACactgcatgtttcaggacaCTTGTCTTATGCCTGTTGATCTTGGTCAGGAGGCTCTAGACCAGTATTTTGAGGACATAGTCAATGTAGCGCCTGCAGAGGGGAACAGTCCAGTTCGGATGCTTTCTGATAATTCAAATGAAGCTAAGAGTTTCCCCGTGTTGTTTCCTTTAGGACAGAAGACCTTCCATCATGAGCAGAGTTATGCTTTGACGTTGTCACGTTATTTTAATAACCGGATCATGCACGCCGATGGCCGTTTTGCGCATAGCGTAGAGTATATCTTCTTTGCTCAGTTCATGTCGGAGATGGACAGGGTGGTGTGTAGTGTGTCTGTTGCGCTGCGTAAGGGGAAAGGCGGTCAGGGCTCTCGACAGATTAGCCAGAGGATGTTGCAGGACGAGGAGTCTCTGAAGCAGTTGTTGGAGTTTGATGAGGGTTTCCAGTTCTTGAGGCCTGTTAGAGGGACTCCTGCGTTCTGGCAGTCTGTTCAGAAGGACATCATGGCCTGTGTCCGTCAGTTAGGCATCCCGACGTGGTTCTGTTCGTTCTCGTCTGCAGATCTGCGCTGGCAGAATCTTCTGACCAGCATCCTGAAACAGGAAGGCAGAGTGCAGACGGTGGAGGATTTGGAGTGGGCAGACAGGTGTGAGTTGTTGCGGCGTAATCCGGTTACTGCAGCCAGGATGTTTGATTACAGGTGGCATTGTTTTCTGAAAGAGGTTCTCATGTCTCCCTCTGAGCCAATTGGCAGAATCATCGATCACTTCTACCGTGTTGAGTTTCAGCAGCGCGGTTCTCCTCATGTTCACTGCTTGTTCTGGATCGAGGGCGCTCCTAAAATTGACCAGAACACAGATGAGGAGGTGGTCGAGTTTATTGATAAGTATGTAACGTGTGAGCTGCCCTCAGATGACGACGCATTATTGGACATTGTGTCGTCGGTTCAAACACATTCCAAACGACACTCAAAGTCTTGTCGGAAGAACAAGACCACGTGTCGTTTCCATTTCCCAAAACCTGCTACTATGCGTACATTCCTTTGCAAGATGAAGGAATGTCGCTGTGACaaacagaagctgaaggaggctCAGAAGAATCCTGATTCAGAAAACAAGCTGGTCTGTAAGTGCTTTGAGAAGGATAACCCAATGAAGAAGGAGGTCGCAAAGAAGATTTTGAAGTCAGTCAATGATGctatcagggaggaggagccgtTTGATAGTGTAGAGGAGTTGTTTGCCAGTCGACACATCAACCAGGATATCTTTGAAATGGCCTACAGGAGGTTAGAGAAGAAGACCAAGGTTGTGTATAGGAGAGGGTTGAAGGAGGTGTGGGTAAACCAGTATAGCAAGAAGTTGTTGAAGTGCTGGAACGCTAACATGGACCTTAGCTTTGTCACCGACGCCTACGCTGTaattatttacatcatttcGTATATTACGAAAGCAGAGAGGGAAATTGGCCTACTATTGAGCAACAcccaaaaagaagcaaacaaagaaGGAAACCTCTCTGCTCGAGAAGCCCTGAAGAAGCTGGGCAGTGTATATTTACACAACAGGGACGTTTGTGCCCAGGAGGCGGTGTATAGGCTAACCAACATGCACCTGAAGGAGTGTTCCAGGAAGGTGGTGTTTGTTCCAACAGGGGACAACATCGTGAGGATGAGTTTACCCCTCCATGTCCTGAAGGAGAGGGCGTCATCACATGATCTGAGCTCAGATGACATGTGGATGACCAGCATAGTGGACAGGTACAGGAACAGGCCTGATGGTGGTGTGTTTGATGACATGTGTATGGCCACCTTTGCCTCGGAGTATCGTGTTCTCTCCAAGAACGAATATTCTCCAAACAGAATCCAGTTGAAGAACGAATTGGGCTTCATATTGAGGAGAACACGATCTCAGTTTGCAGTTGTCCGCTACATGCGTTTCAACTTGGACAAACAACGGGAGGCTTATTTTCAGGGTGTGCTTCAGTTGTTCCTTCCTTATAGAAGTGACTCAGAGCTCAAGCCCGAGGGCTTCCAGCTCTTTGAACAGTTCTATAACGACGGTGAGGTGACGTTTGGCGATGGCTCCGTCCATAGAGTCAAGGTGGTGGTGGATGAGAACAGGGCCCGGTTTGAGATCGATCCTGAGAACCTGGAGCGTGCTGAGGAGATTGCTCAGCATGTCCACAGCAGTGAGGAGGACGCTTGGGGGGACCTGTGTCCTGAGCAGGAGCTGGAACGGGACGAGTGTGCTGATGAGTTTAGAGAGCAACAGGCAGCAGAGATAGCTGGTGAGCAGTTGGTGGAGGGTCTGGAGAACATTCCAGATCTGCAGGAACGTGGCCGACAGGTGGCCCAGTTAGAGAGGAACAGGCTGGTGTTGTCTCGTGCGGAGGGCTTAGCTCTAGTTAGGTCTCTGAATGAGACC CAGCAGGCTGTTTTCTACCAGGTGAGGCAGTGGTGTCTGCAGAAGGTGAGGGGTGAAAACCCACCGCCTCTGCATGTCTTTCTGACT GGGGGGGCGGGTGTTGGTAAGAGTCATTCAATCAGGGCCATCCAGTACGAGGCAGGGAGGCTGCTGTCAACACTTTGTGATCAACCAGATGAGATCTGTGTTTTGTTAACGGCTCCAACTGGAATCGCTGCATACAATTTAAACGCAGCAACAATTCACCACACATTGAGCATCGGCAAACAGTGTAGTTTACCTTACATCCCTCTGGGTGAAGATAAACTAAACTCTCTACGCGCTAAATTCCTTCACCTCCAAATTCTAGTCATTGATGAGATCAGTATGGTGGATCACCTTCTGTTGGCGTATGTCCATGGCTGCTTGAGGCAGATCAAGCAGACTGGAGACTTTTCCCCGTTTGGTAACGTTAGTGTGATTGCTGTGGGAGACTTCTATCTGTTGCCTCCTGTTAAAGGGAAGCCTCTGTACAGCAGTCAGGTGGGTGTGGACCTGTGGTGCCACTTCAGTGTGGTGCAGCTGACCATGGTGGTGAGGCAGAAGGACGGCGTGTTTGCCGAGTTGCTCAACAGGTTGAGAGTGCGTTCCAGAGACACCCCCATGTTAGAGAGTGACGTCCACATCCTGAAGAGCTGTGAGACGGGCGAGGAGAGCTCAGCCTTGCACATTTTCCCCACCAACCGTAAAGTCAATGAGCACAACGTGAAGCAGCTGTGTCGGACGTGTCCCGATCCTGTGACCATTGAAGCTCAGGACTTCATGAACAACAGGAGCACGGGGAAGCTGGAGTTGATGGCGGGGCATCACAGTGCGGCGTTGGAGACTCTGAGTCTGGGTCCAGACGCCCGTGTGATGCTGTGTAAGAACGTGGACGTGGAAGACGGTCTGGTCAACGGAGCATGTGGCACAGTCACTCATATCCAGTTGAGACAGGGTGACAACTTTCCTCAGACAGT TGTCAAATTTGACGATGAGAAAATTGGctcccagaggaggaagaagcactCACATGCTCCAGTGGCCTGCCGGCTCTCTACTGCCATCGATCCGGTGGAGGAGAAGGCCACCAAGCGTGGAGGTTTGCGTCGTCAGTTCCCTCTGAAGTTGGCCTGGGCGTGTACCGTCCATAAGGTGCAGGGCCTGACGGTGGACCGGGCCGTGGTGTGTTTGGAGAAGGTGTTTGCGCCTGGCCAGGCCTACGTAGCTCTGAGTCGTGTGAGGGATTTGTCTGGACTCATCATCATGAACTTTAAAGAGAAGTCCATTTACTGCAAGGACACCATCAAGGAGGCCTTGGACAGGATGCCTCCATTTTTGATTGAGCAGCCACGGCCTTCATTAGACATGCCCACTCTGTCGGTGTATCTAATGAACGTTCAAAATTTAAGTCGCCACCTGGTAGATTTGGTGTCCTGCACACAGCATTTGCAGCCTACCTGCATTGCTGTCACAGAGACGTGGCTCACTGCACAGTCCTCACTAGACGGCGTCCAGATTGGCGGATACTCTTTCCACAGCCGCCCTCGTGCTCTGTGTTACAGCAGCAGTCAGCCCAAACTGTTAGAGCTGCAGGCTTTAGAACATGGTGGAGTTGGTTTGTACAGGCCAGCAGATTCAGACTGTGACATCCTGCAGGCACCCGATTTGGATCTGGAGTGTTTGGTGTGCCTGTGGAACAAATTCAACATAGTGATGGCAGTAATTTATCGTCCACCACGTTACCCAAATTCCCTCTTCaagcagaacctgcagcggtTGCTGCATTGGCTTAATCCAATCAGTGACACCATTGTAGTCATGGGAGATTttaatgagaacattttaacGGGGTCATCAATTTGCAAATTAATGGGAAGCAAAGGATTTGATCAGCTGGTGACACAAGCGAGCACAGAGAGGGGGACTCTGATTGATCACGTTTATGTGAGAAGCAGACAGTTTGATGTGGAATGTGCAGTGATGCCCACGTACTTCAGTGATCATGAAGGAATTCTGTGTAGTTTCAGAGCTAGAGGTGACCaggggcagctggaggagctggacaggtgGTTTGAGCTGGATGATGTGGAGTTTGAGGATGTTGAGGGGATGTTTGAGGACGACTTGGACTGA